In Apium graveolens cultivar Ventura chromosome 10, ASM990537v1, whole genome shotgun sequence, the following are encoded in one genomic region:
- the LOC141692307 gene encoding 26S proteasome non-ATPase regulatory subunit 7 homolog A-like, which yields MDVIKTQQILARPIEKVIVHPLVLLSIVDNYNRVAKDTRKRVIGVLLGTSFKGTVDVTNSYAVPFEEDDKDPSIWFLDHNYHEAMFSMFKRINAKEHVIGWYSTGPKLRENDLDVHGLFNDYVPNPVLVIIDVQPKELGIPTKAYCAVEEVKENATQKSQKVFVHVPSEIAAHEVEEIGVEHLLRDVKDTTISTLATEVTGKLAALKGLDARLREIRSYLDLVIDEKLPLNHEILYHLQDVFNLLPNLNVADLIKAFAVKTNDQMLVIYLSSLIRSVIALHNLINNKMLNKEHEKAEDAKPATVSPVAGS from the exons ATGGATGTGATAAAAACGCAGCAGATACTAGCGCGACCGATCGAGAAAGTGATAGTCCATCCTCTCGTACTTCTCAGCATCGTCGACAATTACAATCGCGTGGCTAAAGACACTCGTAAGCGCGTCATCGGCGTTCTTCTCGGCACCTCTTTTAAAGGCACTGTTGATGTCACTAATAGCTATGCTG TGCCCTTTGAAGAAGATGATAAAGATCCAAGCATATGGTTTCTTGACCATAATTATCACGAGGCAATGTTTTCTATGTTCAAGAGAATAAATG CAAAGGAGCATGTCATTGGGTGGTACAGTACAGGCCCTAAGCTGCGCGAAAATGACTTGGACGTTCACGGTTTATTTAATGA TTATGTTCCGAATCCTGTATTGGTTATCATAGATGTGCAACCCAAGGAGTTAGGAATACCTACCAAAGCTTACTGTGCTGTTGAGGAGGTTAAAGAG AACGCTACTCAAAAAAGCCAAAAGGTCTTTGTTCATGTTCCTTCAGAAATTGCTGCTCATGAAGTGGAGGAAATCG GAGTGGAGCACTTGCTGAGGGATGTGAAGGATACAACCATCAGCACCCTGGCAACAGAG GTTACGGGAAAACTTGCAGCCTTAAAGGGACTGGATGCTCGGCTGCGAGAGATACGGAGTTATCTTGATCTTGTTATTGATGAAAAGCTTCCCTTAAATCATGAGATTTTATACCATTTACAG GATGTATTCAACCTTCTTCCCAATCTGAATGTGGCTGATTTAATCAAGGCGTTTGCAG TAAAAACAAATGACCAGATGCTGGTTATATATCTATCATCTCTCATTCGAAGTGTCATAGCGCTCCACAACTTAATCAATAACAAG ATGCTTAACAAGGAACATGAGAAAGCCGAGGATGCAAAGCCTGCAACTGTATCACCAGTTGCTGGGAGCTGA
- the LOC141690972 gene encoding uncharacterized protein LOC141690972, with the protein MVPVEVGVGSLRRDLYVEEDAEVNQRLYLDLRDEARMNSQLKLAAYQRRIARYFIKKVKSVPYRVGDLVLRKVMPNTKIAQHGVLGANWEGPYKVKAILWKGTYPLEDLDGKLIPRAWNPEHLRKYYQ; encoded by the coding sequence ATGGTTCCCGTGGAAGTAGGAGTTGGATCCCTGCGAAGGGACTTGTATGTTGAGGAAGATGCGGAAGTAAACCAAAGGCTCTACTTAGATTTGCGGGACGAAGCCAGAATGAACTCTCAATTGAAGCTTGCTGCATATCAGCGGAGAATTGCAAGGTATTTTATTAAGAAAGTGAAATCTGTGCCCTACAGGGTGGGAGATCTTGTGTTGCGAAAAGTCATGCCAAATACCAAAATAGCTCAACATGGGGTGCTTGGAGCTAACTGGGaggggccatacaaggtcaaggcCATACTTTGGAAGGGAACTTATCCCTTGGAGGATTTGGATGGCAAGCTTATTCCCCGGGCTTGGAATCCAGAACATCTAcgaaagtattatcagtag